From a region of the Janthinobacterium sp. 61 genome:
- a CDS encoding TetR/AcrR family transcriptional regulator, translated as MKTPKLQAIESPVRRAGRPRRAAPALDSASILHAALALLEEQGEAFSMRALAQGLGVDAMALYHYYAGKEELLLALMVQRFAALDPRQPPFTRRQTPLRRLLALCALYLELISATPYFVRLMARGLVTQDDVAERFTALFELAVDGLSLEKKIRLRGRDALVDFLHGYALAGRPTSETQWHASVGLILAGMAAGA; from the coding sequence ATGAAAACTCCAAAACTTCAAGCCATAGAATCTCCCGTGCGCCGCGCGGGGCGTCCGCGCCGCGCCGCGCCCGCACTGGACAGCGCCAGCATCCTGCACGCTGCCCTGGCCCTGCTGGAAGAGCAAGGCGAGGCGTTTTCCATGCGCGCGCTGGCGCAAGGCCTGGGCGTCGATGCCATGGCCCTGTATCACTACTACGCAGGAAAAGAGGAGTTATTGCTGGCATTGATGGTGCAGCGTTTTGCCGCGCTCGATCCGCGCCAGCCGCCGTTTACGCGGCGCCAGACGCCCCTGCGGCGCCTGCTCGCGCTGTGCGCGCTGTACCTGGAACTGATCAGCGCCACGCCCTACTTCGTGCGCCTGATGGCGCGCGGGCTGGTGACGCAAGACGACGTGGCCGAGCGGTTTACGGCGCTGTTCGAGCTGGCCGTCGACGGTCTCTCGCTGGAGAAAAAAATCCGGCTGCGCGGGCGCGATGCGCTTGTCGATTTCCTGCACGGCTATGCGCTGGCGGGCAGGCCGACCAGCGAGACGCAATGGCACGCCTCGGTCGGCCTGATCCTTGCTGGCATGGCCGCCGGGGCATGA
- a CDS encoding dihydrofolate reductase family protein, with product MQKTSVSVFLGISIDGCIAGENGDLSWLAELAPDSPDATGYTALMDQVDTLLIGRTTYEAVLGFEPWPYAGKRVVVLSHRDFAPRHGEQRREGSVREVLEGLAEEGCRHVYLDGGAVIRAGLREGVIDSLTLSVLPVVLGKGVRLFDDALPRSDWRLEDTRPLPSGVMQLRYRKN from the coding sequence ATGCAAAAAACTTCTGTCAGCGTTTTTCTCGGCATCAGCATCGATGGCTGCATCGCCGGAGAAAACGGCGACCTGTCCTGGCTGGCCGAACTGGCCCCCGACTCGCCCGACGCCACCGGCTACACGGCCTTGATGGATCAAGTCGATACCCTGCTGATCGGCCGTACCACCTATGAGGCCGTGCTGGGGTTCGAGCCGTGGCCGTATGCGGGCAAGCGCGTGGTGGTATTGAGTCACCGCGACTTCGCGCCACGGCATGGCGAACAGCGCCGCGAAGGCAGCGTGCGGGAAGTGCTGGAGGGGCTGGCAGAGGAGGGTTGCCGCCACGTGTATCTCGATGGCGGCGCCGTCATCCGCGCCGGCTTGCGCGAGGGCGTCATCGACAGCCTGACCTTGTCCGTGCTGCCCGTGGTGCTGGGCAAGGGCGTGCGCCTGTTCGATGACGCGCTGCCGCGCAGCGACTGGCGCCTGGAAGATACGCGCCCGCTACCGAGCGGCGTGATGCAGCTGCGCTATCGAAAAAATTAA